One Amycolatopsis sp. NBC_00355 genomic window carries:
- a CDS encoding GtrA family protein: MVATDPQAEIPAAQPSSIGLLGQLIRFALIGGFCALVDLGTYTLLTQVAGMAASPWVDVARAISFIVGTTTAFFLNRKFTFSGGRRDGKAQVGSFVMLYTVTFFVAVGVNQLMLQVLPESAWQHTLCWAVSQATATVINFVMLKWVVFREPSTEEN; the protein is encoded by the coding sequence GTGGTGGCGACCGATCCGCAAGCTGAGATACCGGCTGCGCAGCCGTCCTCGATCGGACTGCTCGGGCAGCTCATTCGCTTCGCCCTGATCGGTGGCTTCTGCGCCCTGGTCGACCTGGGCACGTACACGCTGCTGACCCAGGTGGCCGGGATGGCCGCTTCACCGTGGGTCGACGTCGCCCGCGCTATCAGTTTCATCGTGGGCACGACCACGGCGTTCTTCCTGAACCGGAAGTTCACCTTCTCCGGCGGGCGCCGCGACGGCAAGGCGCAGGTCGGCTCGTTCGTGATGCTCTACACCGTGACGTTCTTCGTCGCGGTCGGGGTGAACCAGCTGATGCTGCAGGTGCTGCCGGAGTCCGCGTGGCAGCACACGCTGTGCTGGGCCGTGTCGCAGGCCACCGCCACCGTGATCAATTTCGTGATGCTCAAGTGGGTCGTCTTCCGCGAGCCGTCGACTGAGGAGAACTGA
- a CDS encoding glycosyltransferase — MPGKTATPAPTTTAGAAAETRFTEHTPQGRLTAQRGLYAGPAPIVSKDLYAELEWGSAVRERAAISLEPASKVSGNTYFGRFPASYWQRWTTVTEVSVEAVVTGTGLLSMGASDVEGEPRVIEAEQVTDVTQHKIALTGKLDKFYDGGALWLDLETEGGQTLRVEQVRWTVEAPETIRPTAVTICTMNRADDCLKNLQALAADVSSLDTLDAIYVADQGTDLVESRDGFDQVVKDLGEKLHYIKQPNLGGAGGFTRGLYEVAGHTATAHANVLFMDDDVLLEPDLVIRMTAFSNRAANPIIVGGQMLNLFHPNQLHVGAEYARLNTLEPGQPVEHSLTTADLLGVDEETLKPNRQERRLDAGYNGWWSCLIPYEVVQATGYPMPFFFQWDDAEYSYRARAHGFPTVTLPGAGVWHADFHMKDWDEWHRYFNLRNSIITAALHSPFNLNLLSRVLLAQLVRYLLGMQYGLSATLIKAVEDFLEGPEVLRDGGVEAMKEIRRIRDQYPETKRHKATDVPGIASNDIGIINSAPRPSMQRLVLIKRVLDRVLGRSRFGLGAVPIDEANWWHIALFDTAVVTDANQEGVRVRSYDKVKMFDLAKRGAKVVQRLRKEGAAVQEQYKRAMPELTSRENWKRLYKL; from the coding sequence ATGCCCGGTAAAACAGCTACCCCGGCGCCGACCACCACTGCCGGCGCGGCCGCCGAGACGCGGTTCACCGAGCACACTCCGCAGGGTCGCCTGACGGCGCAGCGCGGGCTCTACGCCGGCCCGGCGCCGATCGTCAGCAAGGACCTCTACGCCGAGCTCGAGTGGGGCTCGGCCGTGCGGGAGCGTGCGGCGATCAGTCTTGAGCCCGCCTCCAAGGTGTCGGGCAACACGTACTTCGGGCGGTTCCCGGCCTCCTACTGGCAGCGCTGGACCACCGTGACCGAGGTGTCGGTCGAAGCCGTCGTCACCGGAACCGGGCTGCTGTCCATGGGCGCCTCCGACGTCGAAGGTGAACCGCGGGTCATCGAGGCCGAGCAGGTCACCGACGTCACCCAGCACAAAATCGCCCTCACCGGCAAGCTCGACAAGTTCTACGACGGCGGCGCGCTCTGGCTCGACCTGGAAACCGAAGGCGGCCAGACCCTGCGCGTGGAGCAGGTCCGCTGGACCGTCGAAGCCCCGGAGACGATCCGCCCGACCGCGGTCACCATCTGCACCATGAACCGCGCCGACGACTGCCTCAAAAACCTCCAGGCGCTGGCCGCGGACGTGTCGTCGCTGGACACGCTGGACGCGATCTACGTCGCCGACCAGGGCACCGACCTGGTCGAGTCCCGTGACGGGTTCGACCAGGTCGTCAAGGACCTCGGGGAGAAGCTGCACTACATCAAGCAGCCGAACCTCGGTGGCGCCGGCGGGTTCACCCGCGGGCTCTACGAGGTCGCCGGGCACACCGCCACCGCCCACGCCAACGTCCTGTTCATGGACGACGACGTGCTGCTGGAGCCGGACCTGGTGATCCGGATGACGGCGTTCTCCAACCGCGCCGCCAACCCGATCATCGTCGGCGGGCAGATGCTGAACCTGTTCCACCCCAACCAGCTCCACGTCGGCGCCGAATACGCCCGGTTGAACACCCTCGAGCCCGGTCAGCCGGTCGAGCACTCCCTGACCACCGCGGACCTGCTCGGGGTGGACGAGGAGACGTTGAAGCCGAACCGGCAGGAACGCCGCCTGGACGCCGGGTACAACGGCTGGTGGTCGTGCCTGATCCCGTACGAGGTGGTGCAGGCCACCGGGTATCCGATGCCGTTCTTCTTCCAGTGGGACGACGCGGAGTACTCCTACCGGGCCCGCGCGCACGGTTTCCCGACGGTGACGCTGCCGGGTGCGGGGGTGTGGCACGCGGACTTCCACATGAAGGACTGGGACGAGTGGCACCGCTACTTCAACCTGCGCAACTCCATCATCACCGCCGCGCTGCACTCGCCGTTCAACCTCAACCTGCTTTCGCGGGTGCTGCTGGCCCAGCTGGTGCGGTACCTGCTGGGGATGCAGTACGGGCTGTCGGCGACGCTGATCAAGGCCGTGGAGGACTTCCTCGAAGGCCCTGAGGTCCTGCGTGACGGTGGTGTCGAGGCGATGAAGGAGATCCGCCGGATCCGCGACCAGTACCCGGAGACCAAGCGCCACAAGGCCACCGACGTCCCCGGGATCGCGTCCAACGACATCGGCATCATCAACAGCGCGCCGCGGCCCAGCATGCAGCGCCTGGTGTTGATCAAGCGCGTGCTCGACCGGGTGCTCGGCCGCAGCCGCTTCGGGCTCGGCGCCGTGCCGATCGACGAGGCGAACTGGTGGCACATCGCCCTGTTCGACACGGCGGTCGTCACCGACGCCAACCAGGAAGGCGTCCGCGTCCGGTCCTACGACAAGGTCAAGATGTTCGACCTGGCCAAGCGCGGCGCGAAGGTCGTCCAGCGGCTGCGCAAGGAAGGTGCGGCGGTGCAGGAGCAGTACAAGCGCGCCATGCCCGAGCTGACCTCGCGCGAGAACTGGAAGCGCCTCTACAAGCTCTGA
- a CDS encoding ESX secretion-associated protein EspG, with amino-acid sequence MPHTFSLSLAAVDILIERLGLGRAPTPFEVPHVGTTVEQRGMIRDAVVRDLTGRGLWQRGRLDADVELALATFVRGSLTISAVAELGGKQLFARVASDGQFAVLAKQDENLIVFEEVRPTGIVPAIVDLLPLTPAAPGQSVTISRPAEQPRQQRRDDAYDPFAGVTGPRSQSGSGGPQVRMIERVFQEPKKRIGQFTAQTRGGTFPPLAWFDTDHGRWLMSSRRSDDGQRWITYAPADNARLAQQLYAQLEGQF; translated from the coding sequence ATGCCACACACGTTCTCGCTGTCGCTGGCGGCGGTGGACATCCTGATCGAGCGGCTCGGCCTCGGCCGCGCGCCGACGCCGTTCGAGGTTCCGCACGTCGGCACGACCGTCGAGCAGCGGGGGATGATCCGCGACGCCGTCGTCCGCGACCTCACCGGGCGCGGGCTGTGGCAGCGCGGGCGCCTCGACGCGGACGTCGAGCTGGCGCTGGCCACCTTCGTCCGCGGCAGCCTGACCATCAGCGCGGTCGCCGAGCTGGGCGGCAAGCAGCTCTTCGCCCGCGTCGCCTCCGACGGCCAGTTCGCCGTGCTCGCGAAGCAGGACGAGAACCTCATCGTCTTCGAGGAGGTCCGCCCGACCGGCATCGTCCCGGCGATCGTCGACCTGCTGCCGCTGACCCCGGCCGCCCCCGGCCAGTCGGTCACCATCTCCCGCCCGGCCGAGCAGCCCCGCCAGCAGCGCCGCGACGACGCGTACGACCCCTTCGCCGGCGTCACCGGCCCGCGCTCGCAGAGCGGCAGCGGCGGTCCGCAGGTCCGGATGATCGAGCGCGTCTTCCAGGAGCCCAAGAAGCGCATCGGCCAGTTCACGGCCCAGACCCGAGGCGGCACGTTCCCCCCGCTGGCCTGGTTCGACACCGACCACGGCCGCTGGCTGATGTCGTCCCGCAGGTCCGACGACGGCCAGCGCTGGATCACCTACGCCCCGGCCGACAACGCCCGCCTCGCCCAGCAGCTGTACGCCCAGCTCGAAGGCCAGTTCTGA
- a CDS encoding DUF3558 domain-containing protein codes for MKLLARAALPVVAGVFLLAGCTSAQNGTATPANSESAAPTSDSSSTADPGSATTTALEPCTLLTAADVSPYSTFGDAEEKKLGGARTCGYENKTTTASEEGMTITAAIRDDVPLDAVVDTGGGIKDLQVNGRKAKEASSTAPLGCTVALGVGDKARVDVNVTSVNTVERACQLAEDVATKIVEPRLPKG; via the coding sequence ATGAAACTCCTCGCACGCGCTGCGTTGCCCGTCGTCGCGGGCGTCTTCCTGCTGGCCGGCTGCACCAGCGCCCAGAACGGCACGGCTACGCCGGCGAATTCGGAGTCGGCCGCGCCGACCTCCGACAGTTCGAGCACCGCGGACCCCGGCAGCGCCACGACTACCGCTCTTGAACCGTGCACCTTGCTGACGGCTGCCGACGTCAGCCCGTACAGCACGTTCGGCGATGCCGAGGAGAAAAAGCTCGGCGGAGCGCGGACCTGCGGTTATGAGAACAAGACCACCACGGCGAGCGAAGAAGGCATGACCATCACCGCCGCCATCCGCGACGACGTCCCGCTCGACGCGGTCGTCGACACCGGTGGTGGCATCAAGGACCTCCAGGTGAACGGCCGCAAGGCCAAAGAGGCGTCCAGCACCGCGCCGCTCGGCTGCACGGTCGCCCTCGGCGTCGGGGACAAGGCGCGAGTGGACGTGAACGTCACGTCGGTCAACACGGTCGAGAGAGCCTGCCAGCTCGCCGAGGACGTGGCCACGAAGATCGTCGAGCCGCGGTTGCCGAAGGGATAG
- a CDS encoding YbaB/EbfC family nucleoid-associated protein, with protein MTPEEWLANFETKIADVREKAEEFRVGLEAAGTTVASPDGAIHVGVAPNGSLTDLRLTDSAVAGKSGAKLAEEILKLARKAQRDAAVNVAAAFAPLGGDSEAMHMVTGYVPPEEPEEPPAPEPIRERRLWQHEEPETPPPPRRPTRPPRDDDDFGGSAIMRRD; from the coding sequence ATGACACCTGAGGAATGGCTGGCGAACTTCGAGACGAAGATCGCCGACGTCCGCGAGAAGGCCGAAGAGTTCCGCGTCGGGCTCGAGGCCGCCGGCACGACCGTCGCCTCGCCCGACGGGGCGATCCACGTCGGGGTCGCGCCCAACGGTTCGCTGACCGACCTGCGGCTCACCGACTCCGCGGTCGCCGGCAAGTCCGGGGCCAAGCTCGCCGAGGAGATCCTCAAGCTCGCCCGCAAGGCGCAGCGCGACGCCGCGGTCAACGTCGCGGCCGCGTTCGCGCCGCTGGGCGGGGACTCCGAGGCCATGCACATGGTCACCGGCTACGTCCCGCCGGAGGAACCCGAGGAGCCACCGGCTCCCGAGCCGATCCGCGAACGACGGCTCTGGCAGCACGAAGAGCCGGAAACGCCACCGCCGCCACGCCGTCCGACGCGCCCGCCGCGCGACGATGACGACTTCGGCGGCTCCGCGATCATGCGCCGCGACTGA
- a CDS encoding WXG100 family type VII secretion target yields the protein MTTATSGAGVFDTYAGLVDSVTADSESEGQRVLDVSISAAGAVVDTVGAAIDPLGAVLNAGVGWLLEHISFLREPLDALLGNPDEINANVDQLKSAAAEMHTLAQEHRDDLRSVAEWTGQAADAYRDSLTKMAEELESLGKTLDGTAAVAGISGMLVTTLRGIVFGLISSVIAELIRDALIAAASAVCTFGGSIAAFCGVASARAAATASKIAGKISKLLEGFARQGGRLAKLLEAMEKLTKGLDRFSTVGGLAMGAYQAAKPYETQQPAEA from the coding sequence ATGACCACCGCCACTTCCGGGGCCGGCGTCTTCGACACCTACGCCGGGCTCGTCGACTCCGTGACCGCCGACTCGGAGTCCGAGGGCCAACGCGTCCTCGACGTCTCCATCAGCGCGGCCGGCGCGGTCGTCGACACCGTCGGTGCCGCCATCGACCCGCTCGGCGCCGTCCTCAACGCCGGCGTCGGGTGGCTGCTGGAGCACATCAGCTTCCTGCGCGAGCCGTTGGACGCCCTGCTCGGCAACCCCGACGAGATCAACGCGAACGTCGACCAGCTCAAGTCCGCCGCGGCCGAGATGCACACGCTCGCCCAGGAACACCGGGACGACCTGCGCAGCGTCGCCGAATGGACCGGCCAGGCCGCCGACGCCTACCGCGACAGCCTCACGAAGATGGCCGAGGAGCTGGAGTCGCTCGGCAAGACGCTCGACGGGACGGCCGCGGTGGCCGGTATCTCCGGCATGCTCGTCACGACGTTGCGCGGCATCGTCTTCGGGCTGATCTCGTCGGTGATCGCCGAGCTGATCCGGGACGCGCTGATCGCGGCCGCCTCGGCGGTGTGCACCTTCGGCGGCTCGATCGCCGCGTTCTGCGGGGTCGCGTCGGCCCGCGCCGCGGCGACCGCGTCGAAGATCGCCGGCAAGATCAGCAAGCTCCTCGAGGGCTTCGCGCGCCAAGGCGGCCGACTGGCCAAGCTCCTCGAAGCCATGGAGAAGCTCACCAAGGGCCTGGACCGGTTCTCCACGGTCGGCGGGCTCGCGATGGGCGCGTACCAGGCCGCCAAGCCGTACGAGACCCAGCAGCCGGCGGAGGCGTGA
- the glfT1 gene encoding galactofuranosyltransferase GlfT1 — MASETQQLPEGAVVGVVVTRHRRELLADSLKVIAAQTRPVDHLVVVDNGPDNSAREVVENYPLPHTYLPSHRNLGGAGGFALGMLHALSLGAEWVWLADDDGRPADENVLAILLEEAEKRGLAEISPVVSNIDAPEKLAFPLRRGLTWKRSQSELGVDFLPGIASLMNGALFRASTLDVVGVPDLRLFFRGDEVELHRRLARSGLPFGTSLKTKYLHPDGSDEFKPMLGGKFHAQDPENEVKRYYTYRNRGYLLSQPGMRKIGALEVLRFGLYFVGVKRDPKAFLAWLKLVRQGRAEKFYRY; from the coding sequence ATGGCCAGCGAGACCCAGCAGCTGCCCGAAGGCGCGGTCGTCGGCGTCGTCGTCACGCGGCACCGGCGCGAGCTGCTCGCGGACTCGCTGAAGGTCATCGCGGCCCAGACCCGCCCGGTCGACCACCTGGTCGTCGTCGACAACGGGCCGGACAACTCGGCCCGCGAGGTCGTCGAGAACTACCCGCTGCCCCACACGTACCTGCCGTCGCACCGGAACCTCGGTGGCGCCGGCGGGTTCGCGCTGGGCATGCTGCACGCGCTCTCGCTGGGCGCGGAGTGGGTCTGGCTGGCCGACGACGACGGCCGCCCGGCCGACGAGAACGTACTGGCGATCCTGCTGGAGGAAGCGGAAAAGCGCGGCCTGGCCGAGATTTCCCCGGTGGTGTCGAACATCGACGCCCCGGAGAAGCTCGCGTTCCCGCTGCGCCGCGGCCTGACGTGGAAGCGGTCGCAGTCCGAGCTGGGCGTCGACTTCCTCCCGGGCATCGCGTCCCTGATGAACGGCGCCCTGTTCCGGGCGTCCACTTTGGACGTCGTCGGCGTGCCGGACCTCCGCCTGTTCTTCCGCGGCGACGAGGTCGAGCTGCACCGGCGGCTCGCGCGCTCGGGCCTGCCGTTCGGCACGTCCCTGAAGACGAAGTACCTGCACCCGGACGGCTCGGACGAGTTCAAGCCGATGCTGGGCGGCAAGTTCCACGCGCAGGACCCGGAGAACGAGGTCAAGCGGTATTACACGTACCGCAACCGCGGCTACCTGTTGTCCCAGCCGGGAATGCGCAAGATCGGCGCGCTGGAGGTGCTCCGCTTCGGCCTGTACTTCGTGGGCGTGAAGCGCGACCCGAAGGCGTTCCTGGCGTGGCTGAAGCTGGTCCGCCAGGGCCGGGCGGAGAAGTTCTACCGCTACTGA
- the wzt gene encoding galactan export ABC transporter ATP-binding subunit Wzt/RfbE: MVSIDVQNAFVDFPIFDAKTRSMKKRVLGKVGGKIGTDTKVPIIEALHDVTLNLREGDRVGLVGHNGAGKSTLLRLLAGIYEPTRGSSRITGKIAPVFDLGIGMDPEISGEENIIIRGLFLGMTAKEMEKRVDDIAEFTELGDYLQMPLRTYSTGMRVRLALGVVTSIDPEILILDEGIGAVDAAFLNKARDRLKDLVKRSGILVFASHSDEFLFELCDSALWMDEGHLKQQGSLRDVLTGYKGRDPFMDMSQETLQRLGIEPVATTNGGE, translated from the coding sequence ATGGTCTCCATTGACGTTCAGAACGCTTTCGTCGACTTCCCGATCTTCGACGCGAAGACCCGGTCGATGAAGAAACGCGTCCTCGGCAAGGTCGGCGGCAAGATCGGCACCGACACCAAGGTGCCGATCATCGAGGCCCTCCACGACGTGACCCTCAACCTCCGCGAGGGCGACCGGGTCGGGCTGGTCGGCCACAACGGCGCCGGCAAGTCCACGCTGCTGCGGCTGCTCGCCGGGATCTACGAGCCCACCCGCGGCTCGTCGCGGATCACCGGCAAGATCGCGCCGGTCTTCGACCTCGGCATCGGCATGGACCCGGAGATCTCCGGCGAGGAGAACATCATCATCCGCGGCCTCTTCCTCGGGATGACGGCCAAGGAGATGGAGAAGCGGGTCGACGACATCGCCGAGTTCACCGAGCTCGGCGACTACCTGCAGATGCCGCTGCGGACGTACTCCACGGGTATGCGCGTGCGGCTCGCGCTCGGCGTCGTCACCTCGATCGACCCGGAGATCCTGATCCTCGACGAGGGCATCGGCGCGGTCGACGCGGCGTTCCTCAACAAGGCGCGCGACCGCCTCAAGGACCTGGTGAAGCGCTCGGGCATCCTGGTGTTCGCCAGCCACTCGGACGAGTTCCTCTTCGAGCTGTGCGACTCGGCCCTCTGGATGGACGAGGGGCACCTCAAGCAGCAGGGTTCGCTGCGGGACGTCCTCACCGGGTACAAGGGCCGAGACCCGTTCATGGACATGAGCCAGGAAACGCTGCAGCGCCTGGGCATCGAGCCGGTGGCGACGACGAACGGCGGGGAATGA
- the wzm gene encoding galactan export ABC transporter permease subunit Wzm/RfbD: protein MHATSTVQAADSPVATSAPPRSDSKTFSRAFADIQAGFSARELWGHLGWQDIKQRYRRSVIGPFWITISQAVIALGLGLLYSQLFHSPIEVFLPYLSTGFILWGFISGCLAEGMETFIANEGMIKQLPAPLSVYMLRTVWRQTLLLAHNMIVYVVILVIFFGALDNPYSLGSPDGLCHADLYCHPGLSWNILLAIPGFLLLALNAGWVTLLLGIISTRFRDIPQVINSLIQLLFYGTPIVWPVDQLLGGGARASISWVLPIIQLNPLYHFMQVVRAPLLGQSFTAGNWIVVGSITIVGWALALVAMRNYRARVSYWV from the coding sequence GTGCATGCCACCAGCACGGTTCAGGCCGCAGACTCACCCGTAGCGACGTCGGCACCGCCGAGGTCGGACAGTAAGACGTTCTCGCGCGCCTTCGCCGACATCCAGGCCGGTTTCTCCGCCCGCGAGCTGTGGGGTCACCTCGGCTGGCAGGACATCAAGCAGCGCTACCGCCGCTCGGTGATCGGGCCCTTCTGGATCACGATCAGCCAGGCGGTCATCGCGCTCGGGCTCGGGCTGCTGTACTCGCAGCTGTTCCACTCGCCCATCGAGGTGTTCCTGCCCTACCTGAGCACCGGCTTCATCCTCTGGGGCTTCATCAGCGGCTGCCTGGCCGAGGGCATGGAGACGTTCATCGCCAACGAGGGGATGATCAAGCAGCTCCCGGCGCCGCTGAGCGTCTACATGCTGCGCACGGTGTGGCGGCAGACGCTGCTGCTCGCGCACAACATGATCGTCTACGTCGTGATCCTCGTGATCTTCTTCGGCGCGCTGGACAACCCGTATTCGCTGGGCTCCCCGGACGGCCTCTGCCACGCGGACCTGTACTGCCACCCGGGCCTGAGCTGGAACATCCTGCTCGCGATCCCCGGTTTCCTCCTGCTGGCGCTGAACGCGGGCTGGGTGACCCTGCTGCTGGGCATCATCTCCACCCGCTTCCGCGACATCCCGCAGGTCATCAACTCGCTGATCCAGCTGCTGTTCTACGGCACGCCGATCGTGTGGCCGGTCGACCAGCTGCTCGGCGGCGGGGCTCGCGCGAGCATCTCGTGGGTGCTGCCGATCATCCAGCTGAACCCGCTGTACCACTTCATGCAGGTGGTCCGCGCGCCGCTGCTCGGCCAGTCGTTCACGGCGGGCAACTGGATCGTGGTCGGCTCCATCACCATCGTCGGCTGGGCGCTCGCGCTCGTCGCGATGCGCAATTACCGTGCCCGCGTCTCCTACTGGGTGTGA
- a CDS encoding glycosyltransferase family 29 protein: MVTLLAAYADRPDPRSVAVVGNQPLPPDPQRAKAIDACDLVIRVNGFVVDKPGEEVVGSRTHVVVFNRAIRATPYVFQDYRKRLYLLVEPGRMHWEPEDLPGWWPEDLGAVQVPNREVVLPLSDALGLPTRDEPTWSTTGTLAAWIARTSFPGAQLVLTGFSFIDNPEQTSWEHAAGDSCIVGPEHQIAAEGRLLDSWTKTGDTTLLR; the protein is encoded by the coding sequence ATGGTCACCCTGCTCGCGGCCTACGCCGACCGGCCCGACCCGCGTTCGGTGGCCGTCGTCGGCAACCAGCCGCTCCCTCCCGACCCCCAGCGGGCCAAGGCGATCGACGCTTGCGACCTGGTCATCCGGGTCAACGGCTTCGTCGTCGACAAGCCCGGTGAAGAGGTCGTGGGCTCCCGGACGCACGTGGTGGTGTTCAACCGCGCGATCCGCGCGACGCCGTACGTCTTCCAGGACTACCGCAAGCGGCTCTACCTGCTGGTCGAGCCCGGCCGGATGCACTGGGAGCCCGAGGACCTGCCGGGCTGGTGGCCCGAAGACCTGGGCGCGGTCCAGGTGCCGAACCGCGAGGTCGTGCTGCCCCTTTCGGACGCCCTGGGCCTGCCCACGCGCGACGAGCCGACGTGGTCGACCACCGGCACCCTGGCGGCCTGGATCGCGCGGACGTCGTTCCCGGGCGCGCAGCTCGTGCTCACCGGGTTCTCGTTCATCGACAACCCGGAGCAGACGTCGTGGGAGCACGCCGCGGGCGACTCCTGCATCGTGGGCCCGGAGCACCAGATCGCCGCCGAAGGGCGGCTGCTGGACTCCTGGACCAAGACCGGCGACACCACCCTCCTGCGCTGA
- a CDS encoding GNAT family N-acetyltransferase, protein MRAREATEADAELLLSWRNDPRTRRSSRSTAEVPLAEHTAWLRGVLADGERLLLVVEHDDAPVGTVRFDRRADSWEVSITLAPASRGRGLSGAVLAEGERALRERLDVRVVLAAVHQDNTASAKLFEHAGYAEAAPAVSGFRQLRKTLS, encoded by the coding sequence TTGCGCGCGCGGGAGGCCACCGAGGCGGACGCCGAGCTGCTGCTGAGCTGGCGCAACGACCCGCGCACGCGGCGGTCGTCCCGGTCGACGGCGGAGGTCCCCCTGGCCGAGCACACCGCGTGGCTGCGCGGTGTGCTGGCGGACGGGGAGCGGCTGCTGCTCGTCGTGGAGCACGACGACGCCCCGGTCGGCACCGTCCGGTTCGACCGGCGTGCCGACAGCTGGGAGGTCAGCATCACGCTCGCCCCGGCGAGCCGCGGCCGCGGGCTGTCCGGGGCGGTGCTCGCCGAGGGGGAGCGGGCGCTGCGCGAGCGGCTCGACGTCCGGGTCGTGCTGGCCGCCGTCCACCAGGACAACACCGCCTCGGCGAAGCTCTTCGAGCACGCCGGGTACGCCGAAGCCGCGCCTGCCGTCAGCGGCTTCCGGCAGCTGCGCAAGACTCTGAGCTGA
- the pseI gene encoding pseudaminic acid synthase, translating into MHDIRFGAHQIGPGHPPFVIAEMSGNHNGDLDRALAIVDAIAETGAHAVKLQTYRPDTITIDVDTPAFRIGDSHSLWGGENLYKLYEKAHTPWEWHAPIFERARAKGLEIFSSPFDPTAVELLESLDAPAYKIASSEIVDLPLIDLCARTGKPLVISTGMANVAEIDAAVRTARAAGNDQLIVLGCTASYPASPRESNLRGLPLLAGLTQTLVGLSDHTPGIGAPVAAVALGAVAIEKHVTLARADGGVDSEFSLEPLELAGLVTETHRAWEALGEPVLGPRESEKEGLRLRRSLYVVEDVRAGDEVTTANVRSIRPAGGLAPAEITAVAGRTFRVDAAKGTPLTWDLV; encoded by the coding sequence ATGCACGACATCCGGTTCGGCGCGCACCAGATCGGTCCGGGCCACCCGCCGTTCGTGATCGCCGAGATGTCCGGCAACCACAACGGCGACCTCGACCGGGCGCTGGCCATCGTCGACGCCATCGCCGAAACCGGCGCGCACGCGGTCAAGCTGCAGACCTACCGCCCGGACACGATCACGATCGACGTCGACACCCCGGCGTTCCGGATCGGCGATTCGCATTCCCTGTGGGGCGGCGAAAATCTGTACAAACTGTACGAAAAGGCCCACACGCCGTGGGAGTGGCACGCGCCGATCTTCGAGCGCGCCCGTGCGAAGGGCCTGGAGATCTTCTCCAGCCCGTTCGACCCGACCGCGGTCGAGCTGCTGGAGTCGCTGGACGCGCCGGCGTACAAGATCGCGTCGTCCGAGATCGTCGACCTGCCGCTCATCGACCTCTGCGCCCGCACCGGCAAGCCGCTGGTCATCTCGACCGGCATGGCGAACGTCGCCGAGATCGACGCCGCCGTCCGCACCGCCCGCGCGGCGGGCAACGACCAGCTGATCGTGCTCGGCTGCACGGCGAGCTACCCGGCGTCGCCGCGGGAGAGCAACCTGCGTGGCCTGCCGTTGCTGGCGGGCCTGACGCAGACGCTGGTGGGGCTGTCGGACCACACGCCGGGCATCGGCGCGCCGGTCGCGGCTGTCGCGCTGGGCGCGGTGGCCATCGAGAAGCACGTCACGCTCGCCCGTGCGGACGGCGGCGTCGACTCGGAGTTCTCCCTGGAGCCGCTGGAACTGGCGGGGCTGGTGACCGAGACGCACCGGGCGTGGGAAGCGCTGGGCGAGCCCGTGCTGGGCCCGCGCGAGAGCGAGAAGGAAGGCCTGCGGCTGCGCCGGTCCCTCTACGTCGTCGAAGACGTCCGGGCCGGGGACGAGGTGACGACGGCGAACGTGCGGTCGATCCGGCCCGCCGGCGGACTGGCCCCGGCCGAGATCACGGCCGTGGCAGGGCGCACCTTCCGCGTCGACGCCGCGAAGGGGACGCCCCTGACCTGGGACCTCGTCTAG